One Octopus sinensis unplaced genomic scaffold, ASM634580v1 Contig14574, whole genome shotgun sequence genomic region harbors:
- the LOC115230148 gene encoding transcription factor SOX-14-like — MEQHKLMSIQQLEYNQNDSTGNLLSKKYHENYNSHYKFNVSNNLEKVYSAPQMEYNSISDKFENNPQSTSIVNYQQDQNVESAPISNGKNRIKRPMNSFMVWSRVQRKKMSSENPKMHNSEISKRLGNNWKMLSEEDKKPFVEESRRLRTIHMRDYPDYKYRPRRKNKNLAKKDHHFIPMDMTHQVVSHPISSHSMNISENYFPENGNFTRPPLTDLYSQQNPFNYQAYSNFGTSFQNGQFPHNPNAFVQYQQMSNFIPQINPENGIQLASSFDYYRNSLQNNQETTDYSIYQSRYDPQRRHNSGKVFF; from the coding sequence ATGGAACAGCATAAATTGATGTCTATTCAACAATTGGAATACAATCAGAATGATTCAACGGGTAATTTATTATCAAAGAAATACCACGAAAATTATAATTCTCATTACAAATTCAATGTTTCTAATAACTTGGAAAAAGTGTACTCCGCTCCACAAATGGAATACAATTCAATCTCCgataaatttgaaaacaatcctCAATCAACTTCGATTGTTAACTACCAGCAAGACCAGAACGTTGAAAGTGCTCCAATTTCGAATGGAAAAAATAGAATCAAGAGACCAATGAATTCTTTTATGGTCTGGTCGAGAGTCCAACGTAAAAAAATGTCTTCGGAAAATCCAAAAATGCATAATTCTGAAATTTCAAAAAGATTGGGAAATAATTGGAAGATGTTATCCGAGGAAGACAAAAAACCTTTCGTCGAAGAGTCCAGAAGACTTCGAACTATCCACATGCGAGACTACCCGGACTATAAATACAGACCacgtagaaaaaacaaaaatctggCAAAAAAGGACCATCATTTTATTCCTATGGACATGACACATCAAGTTGTGTCACATCCTATATCCAGTCATAGCATGAATATCAGTGAAAATTATTTCCCTGAAAATGGCAACTTTACGAGACCCCCATTGACTGATTTGTACTCTCAACAAAATCCATTTAACTATCAAGCATATTCCAACTTTGGAACTAGTTTCCAAAACGGACAATTCCCTCACAATCCAAACGCGTTTGTCCAATATCAGCAAATGTCGAATTTTATTcctcaaatcaaccctgagaACGGAATACAGCTGGCATCCAGTTTTGACTACTATCGAAATTCCTTACAAAATAATCAAGAAACAACCGATTATTCAATTTACCAATCAAGATATGACCCACAACGTCGACATAACTctggaaaagtttttttttaa